A window of the Plasmodium vivax chromosome 12, whole genome shotgun sequence genome harbors these coding sequences:
- a CDS encoding hypothetical protein (encoded by transcript PVX_118075A): MAKKIRRQKNGKKIRRQKNGKKIRRPKNGKKIRRPKNGKKIRRPKNGKKIRRPKNGKKIRRPKNGKKIRRPKNGKKIRRPEKRQKDNTIKKTTKCSEEMQSEKTRGCLRSKHADTKSARGNV; encoded by the coding sequence atggcaaaaaaaataaggcggcaaaaaaatggcaaaaaaataaggcggcaaaaaaatggcaaaaaaataaggcggccaaaaaacggcaaaaaaataaggcggccaaaaaacggcaaaaaaataaggcggccaaaaaacggcaaaaaaataaggcggccaaaaaacggcaaaaaaataaggcggccaaaaaacggcaaaaaaataaggcggccaaaaaacggcaaaaaaataaggcggCCAGAAAAACGGCAAAAAGACaacacaataaaaaaaacaacaaaatgcAGCGAAGAAATGCAAAGTGAAAAAACACGCGGTTGTTTACGCAGCAAGCACGCGGACACAAAATCAGCGCGTGGAAACGTGTAG
- a CDS encoding hypothetical protein, conserved (encoded by transcript PVX_118080A), whose translation MHKEILSDLTELAHLKQLCKKKPDLLATLQSCKAKEYEEIWLSLLKALEERTPPDKLIYDAENSTLLFREENDRQYLLTCISFTSIYLQHLANNNKKGKKCIKLDGNFYALFCKLIELQLMLSDREVRMSFGKCLFQLCELNLEENDFSAHVKVHLLIFLLWKTCSSEGKSADVSKLKKNKDLCACVKWGVPEKSTNSFYLLCSYSLNLPKFYAHPDGKFFLAHVWSQHESIASHLFNKFVHNTVVLSHDNISHYSQIIHSTWKNCEGMMKETLEMQIEHLVNLALKCPIKVAARFRNVLSIFHNNKGDKGINNLIFKIYEPIIWRSLMDPCIKNVNYLASMEK comes from the exons ATGCATAAAGAAATTTTGAGCGACCTCACCGAGTTGGCGCACTTGAAGCAGTTGTGCAAAAAGAAG CCGGACCTTTTAGCCACCCTGCAGTCATGCAAGGCAAAGGAATATGAGGAGATATGGCTCAGCTTGCTCAAGGCATTGGAGGAGCGCACCCCTCCAGACAAGCTCATTTACGACGCGGAGAATTCGACTTTGCTCTTTAGG gaagaaaacgaCCGGCAGTATCTCCTGACATGCATCAGTTTCACctctatatatttacaacACTTGGCGAATAATaacaagaaggggaagaagtgcatCAAGTTGGATGGCAATTTTTacgcccttttttgcaaGCTCATTG AGCTTCAACTCATGCTGAGCGACAGAGAAGTGCGCATGTCCTTCGGGAAATGCCTCTTCCAATTGTGCGAACTGAATTTGGAGGAAAATGATTTTTCGGCTCACGTGAAAGTCCATCTGTTGATATTTCTGTTGTGGAAGACTTGTTCCTCGGAG GGCAAAAGCGCAGACGTCAGTAAACtcaaaaagaacaaagacTTGTGCGCCTGTGTAAAATGGGGAGTTCCCGAAAAATCCACCAACTCGTTTTACCTCCTCTGCTCCTACTCACTCAACCTGCCCAAGTTTTACGCGCA CCCTGATGGGAAATTCTTTCTGGCGCACGTTTGGTCTCAACACGAAAGTATAGCGTCTCACCTTTTTAAC AAATTCGTGCACAACACGGTGGTCCTCTCGCACGACAACATCAGTCACTATTCGCAAATTATCCATTCGACGTGGAAG AACTGCGAAGGAATGATGAAGGAGACACTGGAGATGCAAATTGAGCACCTCGTCAACTTGGCCTTAAAGTGTCCCATTAAAGTCGCGGCGCGATTCAGAAACGTACTGAGCATCTTCCACAACAATAAGGG GGACAAGGGCATCAACAATTTGATCTTCAAGATTTACGAACCCATTATTTGGAGGAGCCTCATG GACCCCTGCATAAAGAACGTGAATTACCTGGCCTCGATGGAGAAGTAG
- a CDS encoding hypothetical protein, conserved (encoded by transcript PVX_118085A) → MRYRLCSGAAFHHFSALLTTPQRPPPPQVLNELWEIISEQKRSGLVEVLIGKLLKEKQHDNVKVEVLLGFCEMAKNKKIYKLFAKIFHKIKYLINDKSLRVRKYFISFVLELNKQLNENICSQVDYTELIKRVTKDLFTYNVQSCIKKLSYAKYEHHERVKNKEICEFLKLSSNLISYSMWKCSIKEQAKKCVNLLNDYPALMICICKFGTNLEVVQRYKLASVLFEITNVKLAEGGNSVLLARRGPEVASTGTVQTSMQMSMQASGQTTPWELLGDPAVNGKYVKYGALLLCVAYLLKPKNDQEAELCASEKMETFLKNKFKEEPFLASIDTLMQQFYFKILKYVTLDQDAYVGIYKYARRELLSLHIAKKEYACRKFILPLFYKWRLLESVVSANMHILNASIEFVFLHTCADPEWASAGKGSPFHHAGGKRPFVEKDVLGYFADGGGVPDSDEGSEVKGVPLCGGEKGDPVGDEEENKIYISNEKETNALILLSLIVKKKKYHHLLFKSFESIIHNLVFKFNSYLLLLFGKMAQSDFQLPPHFISPHYEDTGELNFIQFVVHEGAKIKGYFHLYISFFFLCYSSKRNNFPHDWDALIENTLRSIHLISSVKFKREIEIVTSGSFAGTTAVGEAAQRLGDRGAAQVDDRTAEWAAYTRTILHFLMHFLDMVEFTVAMKMTPIEDLDFSDLVKNVFMFYKCYELSQTGRPLREVYLEVWTRVSEFLLFILNFDYFEKKTEMKLSILYPFFLFTYEVVHREDIQRVMNKYAASIKERDTFFGFVKNYKKNNIMVSYMRESQVDYIQGILDNVSPPKEKAKKGSS, encoded by the exons ATGCGTTACCGCCTCTGCAGCGGTGCCGCTTTTCACCACTTCTCTGCACTTCTCACCACTCCTCAACGCCCACCGCCGCCCCAGGTGCTGAACGAACTGTGGGAAATAATCAGCGAGCAGAAGCGGTCCGGGCTGGTGGAGGTGCTGATCGGCAAGCTCCTAAAGGAGAAGCAACACGACAACGTAAAGGTGGAAGTCCTCCTGGGGTTCTgcgaaatggcgaaaaacaaaaagatcTACAAgctgtttgcaaaaatttttcacaaaataaaGTACCTCATAAATGACAAGTCGCTAAGGGTTAGGAAATACTTCATCTCCTTTGTCCTCGAATTGAACAAgcaattaaatgaaaatatctGCAGCCAAGTGGACTACACAGAGTTGATTAAGCGAGTTACAAAGGATCTATTCACATACAACGTGCAGTCGTGTATAAAGAAGTTGTCTTATGCAAAATATGAGCACCATGAgagagtaaaaaataaagaaatttgCGAATTTTTGAAGCTGTCTTCGAATCTGATTAGCTACTCTATGTGGAAATGCTCCATAAAGGAGCAGGCAAAGAAATGTGTTAACCTTTTAAATGATTATCCCGCGCTGATGATTTGCATTTGTAAGTTCGGTACCAACTTAGAGGTGGTGCAGCGCTACAAGTTGGCCTCCGTGCTGTTCGAAATTACCAACGTGAAGTTGGCGGAGGGGGGCAACTCCGTGCTGCTTGCGCGGCGCGGCCCGGAGGTGGCCTCCACGGGGACGGTGCAGACGTCCATGCAGATGTCCATGCAAGCGTCGGGGCAGACTACCCCGTGGGAGCTTCTGGGGGACCCCGCCGTCAACGGCAAGTACGTGAAGTACGGCGCGCTGCTGCTCTGCGTGGCGTACCTGCTGAAGCCGAAGAACGATCAAGAAGCCGAACTGTGTGCGtcggaaaaaatggaaacctTCCtcaaaaacaaatttaaggAGGAGCCCTTCCTGGCCAGCATAGACACCCTAATGCAGCAATTCTATTTCAAAATACTTAAATATGTTACTCTCGATCAGGACGCCTATGTGGGAATATACAAGTACGCTCGGAGGGAGTTACTCTCCCTTCACATAGCTAAAAAGGAATACGCGTGTAGGAAATTTATCCTTCCGTTATTTTACAAGTGGAGGTTACTCGAGTCAGTCGTTTCGgcaaatatgcacattttgaaTGCATCTATTGAGTTTGTCTTTTTACACACCTGTGCGGATCCTGAGTGGGCATCTGCTGGTAAGGGAAGTCCCTTTCATCACGCGGGTGGGAAGCGGCCATTTGTGGAGAAGGACGTGTTGGGTTATTTCGCTGACGGAGGGGGGGTGCCCGACTCGGATGAGGGAAGTGAGGTGAAAGGGGTCCCCCTGTGTGGCGGTGAAAAGGGCGACCCCGTGggtgatgaggaagaaaacaaaatttacataagcaacgaaaaggaaaccaACGCTCTCATTTTGCTATCACTCAtcgtgaagaagaaaaaataccacCACCTGCTGTTCAAGTCATTCGAAAGCATTATACACAACTTGGTCTTCAAATTTAACTCGTACCTTCTGCTCCTATTTGGCAAGATGGCGCAGAGCGATTTCCAGCTGCCCCCTCATTTTATCTCCCCTCACTATGAAGACACGGGCGAATTAAACTTCATACAGTTCGTGGTTCATGAGGGGGCTAAGATAAAGGGGTACTTCCATCTGtacatttcgtttttctttctttgtTATTCTTCCAAGAGGAACAACTTCCCGCACGACTGGGACGCCTTAATTGAAAACACTTTGAGGAGCATTCACCTGATCAGCTCTGTTAAGTTTAAGAGAGAAATTGAAATTGTTACGAGTGGGAGCTTCGCCGGGACGACTGCCGTGGGGGAGGCCGCTCAGCGATTGGGTGATCGGGGGGCTGCACAAGTAGATGACCGCACCGCTGAATGGGCAGCCTACACCAGGACGATCCTCCACTTCCTCat GCACTTCCTCGACATGGTCGAATTCACGGTGGCCATGAAGATGACGCCGATAGAGGACCTCGACTTTAGCGACTTGGTGAAGAACGTCTTTATGTTTTACAAATGTTACGAACTt AGCCAAACGGGCCGCCCCCTGCGCGAGGTGTACCTCGAGGTGTGGACCCGAGTAAGCGAATTCCTCCTGTTCATATTAAACTTCGattatttcgaaaaaaaaacggaaatgaAGTTGTCCATCCTGTATCCGTTTTTCCTATTTACGTACGAAGTTGTGCATAGGGAGGATATCCAACGGGTCATGAACAAATATGCAGCTTCCATTAAGGAGAGGGACACCTTCTTCggctttgtaaaaaattacaaaaaaaataacatcatGGTTAGTTACATGCGGGAGAGTCAGGTGGATTACATTCAGGGCATCCTGGACAATGTTTCGCCGCCCAAggagaaggcgaagaaggggTCCTCTTAA
- a CDS encoding hypothetical protein, conserved (encoded by transcript PVX_118090A): MEHKQAEKTDSSGDICSRSNDGDCEGKGNRTKAGGGSPKGSKQPGRPKLTSESLRGDNSDTSKGSGRDELSEGISDDLVDRLIEGMPIENADNGDVGDGNSYDPGKSYDLEKSFHREDSPPEGANWSDDLSLLCRSFDSGSGEHSDDPPDDSIAEFIIKKKIYERNIAMIEKQIQTNKLNKLTRAREGLLEMLVLIKNRKLSLS, from the coding sequence ATGGAACATAAGCAGGCGGAAAAAACAGATAGCAGTGGTGACATATGCAGCCGAAGCAATGACGGCGATTGTGAGGGGAAAGGCAACAGAACGAAGGCTGGGGGAGgttccccaaaagggagtAAACAACCAGGGCGCCCCAAACTCACGAGTGAAAGTTTGCGGGGAGACAATTCAGACACCTCAAAAGGGAGCGGGCGGGATGAGCTCAGCGAAGGTATAAGCGACGACTTAGTGGACCGCTTGATAGAGGGGATGCCCATCGAAAATGCCGACAATGGGGATGTGGGGGATGGGAATAGCTACGACCCGGGGAAAAGCTACGATCTGGAGAAGAGCTTCCACCGAGAGGACAGCCCACCCGAAGGAGCCAACTGGAGCGACGACTTGAGCCTCCTGTGCAGAAGCTTCGACAGCGGGAGCGGCGAGCACTCGGATGACCCCCCGGACGACAGCATCGCggaatttataataaaaaaaaaaatatacgaaaGGAACATTGCCATGATTGAGAAACAGATACAGACGAATAAGCTGAACAAGCTCACGCGGGCGCGGGAGGGTCTTCTGGAGATGCTCGtgctaataaaaaataggaaactGAGTTTGAGCTGA
- a CDS encoding hypothetical protein, conserved (encoded by transcript PVX_118070A), with product MATIEKGDKSGEHETEAFYKNERKGKTNKIEPFHVNEEKKEVEIGSFHNVENNADIFGIGVSKNEIDLNNNNFRSAVVKTNADMEKEERKSGLMESKSGLMESKSGLMESKSGLMESKSGLMESKSGLMENKSGLMENKGSWETEEENLLNDEANLSDEGEEVEEENVDEKDLILQRYKHGTNIFVSLDDAKKRCVLVDFYSECLNKYKNECSFVYYQNYNSSSNVIINENVDMMGPVHSTHFSCENMESMGNMPISNDKSAMAKGKSTPKNASSVAIGVGTSVIPGEDFKNFNLQKKKQESLDPLLKCINSLSDRINLQHLVGDPTTYFKVGGGDMFYDINDPFLDDEEMYKELNKTKNEIILTRQIEDEYSVWSADMSDDYVDINPDSFISFYSSKCKYVYASEEEGEENTTKGYTGEVKKSSDNANDANDADFRKRGDDYDGHDSYNSSVSNSSDESVIELEQSHTGIINYEQNVNDFIIYSSEEDVEASSSEDENDEDAEESETSEEDIIFNPFAWKKFERHIPPEFINSFEKLEKELDALPLEVNIEDIQAIIKGNIYSIFVKVRDKQKNVLNHFDKALDDYIEIDVKQLRWLTTIMNKTSNTLNDIDICRIWFEHIFNYNIMVFINCEKEFVSKIKNSQIFEKNNKAHLNGILKDMSSWRSFQEYKEKLAREGAEGGGASLGGASQSGANAVEGGSPNRGASGPKVGSSPSRGANKAATECSKNGIGHGEPSCKEPPESGKLIDARDADKERKSPMLEVQAGEEAFGEAEDKAYNDVHLKVEDSPKSVSHYEGYVEALFTPHFAKHSPVKELAEGAGEGTGEGGVKVKLVNIKKEHAEGNCDSVSLHFSNNSTIEQIDGEKMGGSEYSCAYNSGLAKNECAGGNGGEDDEGEAAPLGAPLETARVAANVAANVAANVTANVTASVTASVTASVAAATPPAAETPGEKSRGPAQNSESCTDLEPDGPKASKGANPNGGQKEENKSLEKFFKKFVDISYDILNYVKMFIKQKCFLKDMISAGFEALVEKHNKHFVKFPHMTVSEILTNLFNFRYKTNIIIAPDYVEALVDFYQEKYKVDVSYDKGKNKKVFLFDTNEMHKLNNAYYRSRNHVKERGVVNEHEHCREEHKGKWGGKGELEDKGSYKKGGMGSSGGVANNDLLVTHSKERFQNAASKKQAFAKNDHSGMNSAVDMASMLSSPPLGATTSGAATDGGNTKLPTKKRPSESVKHSLTKETNSFTKKKQNKMLSNELCKKSWDKKKSNKSDKKMCSTTHIIICSDNEESQGDDFSPSGQQQVTAKIASQRDKNKGECRNISMLIENITKKKCSANSSSVGGLTINHNAGKDQRRGICSRSSSRSYVGQHKANLPSMPSMPSMVNMASSAQGRPQGRPQGLPQSSLPSNNKLQAIRNIFSNSAPMHHTNVNSSSSIHSAQRKRATEENLLIIADEQKNLNSNNVLNEKMKLYKKRKMKNDYPCGKKNAQTNMLKLSKVNEKMKGKVLHTNEKCAVYKCINIETSDENK from the coding sequence ATGGCTACTATCGAAAAAGGTGACAAAAGCGGCGAACATGAAACAGAGgccttttacaaaaatgaaagaaaggGTAAGACCAACAAAATAGAACCGTTTCATgtgaatgaagaaaaaaaggaagtcgAAATTGGAAGTTTCCACAATGTAGAAAATAACGCAGACATTTTTGGCATAGGCGTAAGCAAAAATGAGATCGACCTGAACAATAATAATTTCCGTAGCGCTGTCGTGAAGACGAATGCGGAcatggaaaaggaggaaaggaaaagcggCCTGATGGAAAGTAAAAGCGGCCTGATGGAAAGTAAAAGCGGCCTGATGGAAAGTAAAAGCGGCCTGATGGAAAGTAAAAGCGGCCTGATGGAAAGTAAAAGCGGCCtgatggaaaataaaagcggCCTGATGGAAAATAAAGGCAGCTGGGaaacggaggaggaaaatCTGCTGAATGATGAAGCAAATTTGTCCgacgaaggggaagaagtagaggaagaaaacgTGGATGAGAAAGACCTCATACTTCAGCGATATAAACATGGCACCAACATATTTGTCAGCCTGGacgacgcaaaaaaaaggtgcgtGTTGGTTGACTTTTACTCGGaatgtttaaataaatataaaaatgaatgcagCTTTGTGTATTACCAAAACTATAACAGCAGTAGTAACGTAATAATTAACGAAAATGTGGACATGATGGGACCTGTGCACAGCACACATTTTTCATGTGAAAATATGGAGAGCATGGGCAACATGCCCATTTCGAATGACAAATCTGCAAtggcgaaagggaaaagtacGCCAAAAAATGCTAGCAGCGTTGCCATCGGGGTGGGTACATCCGTTATACCTGGtgaagattttaaaaatttcaacctccaaaagaagaagcaagaGTCGTTAGACCCCTTGTTAAAGTGCATAAACTCGTTGTCGGATAGGATAAACCTTCAGCATTTAGTGGGAGACCCAACAACGTATTTCAAAGTTGGAGGGGGGGACATGTTCTACGATATTAACGATCCATTTTTGGATGACGAAGAAATGTATAAAGAATTGAACAAgacgaaaaatgaaatcatTCTCACAAGACAGATAGAAGATGAGTACAGCGTGTGGAGTGCTGACATGTCAGACGATTATGTGGACATCAACCCGGACTCCTTCATCTCGTTTTACAGCTCCAAGTGTAAGTACGTCTATGCTAGcgaggaggaaggggaagagaaTACCACCAAAGGGTACACCGGCGAGGTGAAGAAAAGCAGTGACAACGCGAATGACGCGAATGACGCGGATTTCCGCAAACGAGGGGATGACTACGACGGACACGATTCGTACAACTCCTCCGTCTCCAACTCATCTGATGAAAGTGTCATCGAGTTGGAGCAGTCCCACACGGGCATAATAAATTATGAGCAAAATGTAAAcgattttattatatattcaagTGAAGAAGACGTCGAAGCATCTTCGTCCGAAgacgaaaatgatgaagacgCAGAAGAGTCAGAAACGTCCGAAGAGGACATCATTTTCAACCCCTTTGCttggaaaaaattcgaaagGCACATTCCCCCAGAGTTTATTAACTCCTTCGAAAAGTTAGAAAAGGAGTTGGATGCTCTCCCTTTGGAGGTTAACATAGAAGATATACAAGCCATCATAAAGGGGAATATTTACAGCATATTTGTAAAGGTAAGGGATAAACAAAAGAACGTGCTAAACCATTTTGACAAAGCGTTGGATGACTACATCGAGATCGACGTCAAACAGCTGAGGTGGCTCACCACCATCATGAATAAGACGTCTAATACGCTGAATGATATAGACATTTGCAGAATTTGGTTCGAACATATCTTCAACTATAACATTATGGTGTTCATTAATTGCGAGAAGGAGTTCGTGAGCAAGATAAAGAACTcgcaaatttttgaaaaaaataataaggcGCATTTGAATGGCATCTTGAAGGACATGTCTTCGTGGAGGTCCTTCCAGGAGTATAAGGAGAAGCTGGCTCGCGAGGgcgcagagggggggggcgctTCCCTAGGCGGTGCTTCTCAAAGTGGTGCCAACGCGGTCGAGGGGGGCAGCCCCAATCGTGGCGCAAGCGGACCGAAGGTGGGCTCCTCCCCCAGTCGAGGTGCCAACAAAGCGGCCACCGAGTGCAGCAAGAATGGCATTGGCCATGGAGAGCCCAGCTGCAAAGAACCACCCGAAAGTGGGAAGTTGATAGACGCACGAGATGCAGACAAGGAAAGGAAGAGCCCCATGTTGGAGGTGCAGGCTGGGGAAGAAGCATTTGGTGAAGCAGAGGATAAGGCGTATAACGATGTTCACTTGAAGGTAGAGGATAGTCCCAAGAGTGTGTCCCACTACGAGGGGTACGTGGAAGCTCTTTTTACTCCCCACTTTGCTAAGCACAGCCCGGTGAAGGAGCTAGCGGAAGGAGCAGGCGAAGGCacaggggaagggggggtgAAGGTCAAATTAGTCAACATAAAGAAGGAGCACGCAGAAGGGAATTGCGACAGCGTGTCTCTTCACTTTTCGAATAATAGCACCATCGAACAGATAGACGGGGAGAAGATGGGGGGCAGCGAGTACAGCTGTGCGTATAACAGCGGTTTGGCGAAAAATGagtgcgcgggggggaacgGCGGCGAGGATgacgagggggaagcggcgccaCTAGGGGCGCCACTAGAGACCGCGAGAGTAGCCGCTAATGTAGCCGCTAATGTAGCCGCTAATGTAACCGCTAATGTAACCGCTAGCGTAACCGCTAGCGTAACCGCTAGTGTTgccgccgctaccccccccgCGGCAGAGACGCCCGGGGAGAAGAGCAGGGGGCCCGCCCAAAACAGCGAAAGCTGCACGGACCTCGAACCAGATGGCCCCAAGGCGAGCAAAGGTGCCAACCCCAATGGGGGACAGAAGGAAGAGAACAAATCGTTggaaaaatttttcaaaaaatttgtagACATTTCCTacgacattttaaattacgtaaaaatgtttattaaGCAAAAGTGCTTCCTAAAAGATATGATCTCAGCAGGGTTTGAAGCTCTCGTGGAAAAACACAACAAGCATTTCGTAAAGTTCCCCCACATGACAGTTTCAGAAATATTAACCAACCTTTTTAACTTCAGGTACAAGACAAACATCATCATCGCTCCAGATTATGTGGAGGCTCTGGTAGATTTCTATCAGGAGAAGTACAAAGTGGACGTGTCCTAtgataaagggaaaaataaaaaagttttcctttttgacaCCAACGAAATGCACAAGTTGAATAATGCGTATTATAGGAGTCGGAACCATGTGAAGGAGAGAGGCGTGGTTAATGAGCATGAGCATTGTAGGGAGGAGCATAAGGGCAAATGGGGAGGGAAAGGAGAGTTGGAGGATAAAGGCAGCTACAAAAAAGGCGGGATGGGCAGCAGTGGGGGGGTGGCAAATAATGATTTGCTGGTTACCCATTCGAAGGAGCGTTTTCAAAATGCAGCGAGTAAGAAGCAGgcctttgcaaaaaatgaccacTCAGGTATGAACAGTGCTGTGGACATGGCAAGCATGTTAAGCAGCCCCCCCTTGGGTGCTACAACCTCAGGGGCAGCAACAGATGGGGGTAATACTAAACTGCCGACGAAGAAGAGGCCAAGCGAATCGGTTAAACACAGCCTCACCAAGGAGACAAACTCTTTcacgaaaaagaaacagaacAAAATGCTATCAAACGagttgtgtaaaaaaagttgggataagaaaaaaagcaacaaaagTGATAAGAAGATGTGCTCCACCACGCACATAATTATTTGCTCCGATAATGAGGAGAGTCAGGGGGATGACTTCTCCCCTAGTGGGCAGCAACAGGTAACCGCAAAAATAGCTAGCCAGAGAGACAAGAACAAAGGCGAATGCCGAAACATCAGCATGTTGATAGAGAACAtaacgaagaagaagtgcAGCGCGAATAGTAGCTCTGTCGGCGGATTGACCATCAATCATAACGCTGGCAAGGACCAGCGCAGGGGCATCTGCAGCCGCAGCAGTAGTCGCAGCTATGTGGGTCAGCACAAGGCAAACCTGCCGAGTATGCCCAGCATGCCCAGCATGGTCAACATGGCTAGCAGCGCTCAGGGCCGCCCGCAAGGACGCCCTCAAGGCCTCCCGCAGAGCAGCCTACCAAGCAACAACAAGCTGCAAGCCATTCGCAACATTTTTAGTAACTCCGCCCCCATGCACCACACCAACGtgaacagcagcagcagcattCACAGCGCGCAGAGGAAGAGAGCCACGGAGGAAAACCTCCTCATCATTGCAGACGAGCAGAAAAACCTAAATTCAAACAACGTGctgaacgaaaaaatgaaactgtataagaaaaggaaaatgaaaaatgactatccgtgtggaaaaaaaaacgcacaaacgAACATGCTGAAGCTTAGCAAGGTGAACGAAAAGATGAAGGGCAAAGTTTTGCACACGAATGAGAAGTGCGCAGTGTACAAGTGTATTAACATCGAAACGTCCGATGAGAAcaagtga